From Raphanus sativus cultivar WK10039 unplaced genomic scaffold, ASM80110v3 Scaffold0795, whole genome shotgun sequence, one genomic window encodes:
- the LOC108822395 gene encoding E3 ubiquitin protein ligase RIN2: protein MGIRYLSVSVASTALSFVGLQVWTELSLDRLRADGLIAKNISLADSEHALELLLGSYFTIALLTNFVLNVYILLLLSLKTLFFGDLYGVETKKLVERLANYIIYKGTFLPLVIPPTIFQGVLWTVWLTVLCTLKMFQALARDRLERLNASPSSTPWTYFRVYSVLFLVLSVDMLWIKLSLMTYNTIGSSVYLLLLFEPCSIAFETLQALLIHGFQLLDMWTNHLVVNNSDCQRSKFLDSMTAGSLLEWKGLLNRNLGFFLDMATLVMALCHYLHIWWLHGIAFHLVDAVLFLNIRALLSAILKRIKGYIKLRIALGSLHAALPDATSEELRAYDDECAICREPMAKAKRLHCNHLFHLGCLRSWLDQGLNDVYSCPTCRKPLFAGRTESEVNPRAVEVSTDEQLARQLERQNNPGHPLATGLFPAEMPSSVETDPSRNLGLDPSWLQTWSDQGIDVAGPSTASRSVGLGRVQMMMRHLASVGESYAQTALDDAAWSLWPMNPSQASTSTTTIPPGAGGGGRTGGLHLRSVSNVTNESLASILAMAETVREVMPHVPDEIIFQDLQRTNSVAVTVNNLLQM, encoded by the exons ATGGGGATAAGGTACTTGTCGGTCTCGGTAGCATCAACAGCTCTGAGCTTTGTGGggcttcaagtctggacagagTTGTCTTTGGATAGGCTTAGAGCTGATGGGCTGATTGCAAAGAACATTTCTCTAGCGGACTCCGAGCATGCCCTTGAGCTGCTTCTGGGATCTTACTTTACTATCGCCCTGTTGACCAATTTTGTGCTCAATGTGTATATTCTTCTGCTGCTCTCTCTCAAG ACTCTATTTTTTGGAGATTTATATGGCGTTGAAACTAAAAAGTTGGTGGAGCGACTTGCCAATTACATCATTTACAAG GGTACGTTTCTGCCGCTGGTGATTCCCCCAACAATATTTCAAGGTGTACTGTGGACAGTTTGGCTGACTGTTTTATGCACTTTAAAG ATGTTTCAAGCTTTGGCTAGAGACCGGCTTGAACGATTGAATGCATCTCCCTCCTCTACACCTTGGACATACTTCCGTGTGTATTCAGTTCTGTTCTTGGTTCTCTCTGTTGATATGTTGTG GATAAAGCTTTCCCTTATGACATACAATACAATAGGTTCTTCTGTGTATCTGTTGTTACTTTTTGAGCCATGCAGTATAGCTTTTGAGACCTTGCAG GCGCTGTTAATTCATGGGTTTCAGTTGCTTGATATGTGGACCAATCACTTAGTAGTCAACAACTCGGACTGCCAAAGATCTAAGTTTCTTGATTCCATGACAGCAG GCTCACTGTTGGAATGGAAGGGCCTCCTCAACCGGAACCTTGGTTTCTTCCTGGACATGGCTACTTTGGTAATGGCACTCTGTCATTATTTACACATCTGGTGGCTCCATGGCATTGCCTTTCATCTGGTGGATGCAGTTTTGTTTCTCAACATACGT GCATTGCTCAGTGCAATTTTGAAACGAATTAAAGGATACATTAAACTGAGAATAGCACTGGGTTCTCTCCATGCAGCCCTTCCTGATGCAACTTCTGAAGAGTTAAGGGCATATGATGATGAATGTGCTATATGCCGG GAACCTATGGCTAAGGCTAAAAGGCTTCACTGCAACCACCTTTTCCACCTTGGATGCCTGCGATCCTG GTTGGATCAAGGTCTAAACGATGTTTATTCTTGTCCTACATGTCGGAAGCCTCTTTTTGCTGGTAGAACTGAAAGTGAGGTGAACCCTCGCGCTGTTGAAGTCTCAACGGATGAGCAGTTAGCGCGTCAGCTTGAAAGACAAAACAATCCTGGGCATCCACTAGCCACTGGTTTATTTCCTGCTGAGATGCCAAGTTCTGTTGAAACTGATCCTTCCAG GAATTTAGGATTGGATCCAAGCTGGCTGCAGACATGGTCAGATCAGGGCATTGATGTCGCTGGTCCCTCTACAGCTTCAAGGTCCGTTGGACTGGGGCGGGTTCAGATGATGATGAGGCATCTTGCATCTGTTGGGGAGAGTTATGCTCAAACTGCACTTGACGATGCTGCTTGGAGTCTATGGCCGATGAACCCTTCACAAGCTTCCACTTCTACTACAACCATACCTCCAGGAGCAGGTGGTGGTGGAAGGACAGGTGGTCTGCATCTAAGAAGTGTATCAAATGTGACAAATGAAAGCTTGGCAAGTATACTAGCTATGGCCGAGACAGTGAGGGAAGTCATGCCACATGTGCCAGATGAAATTATCTTCCAG gACTTGCAGAGAACAAACTCTGTTGCTGTTACAGTGAACAATCTTCTCCAGATGTGA
- the LOC130503094 gene encoding uncharacterized protein LOC130503094, which translates to MFDRGRGMLRAAGSGILRAAGRGVLGAAGRGMLRAAGRAMKRTGVAKGGNIQDPFVSSPAGNASVSLGGGYVHKFGPNNLRISAASGSLLNLPVATTSRWNGGAFSFSSSGVYEEDLEWVTVEENEEEEDSVFGSVPSVDEVEDAVSALKQVFDGSSYSQMVGDRHKCNPENGGENQSLIATGTSFGTELDWVEPSIELCHSRILQPRAYDHVYNAFDLLRTEPSVQKMVLSLSSDKAVWNAVRNNEVVQEIKELYYNGINQDEESSDDESSDEESSDNTPGENNAAIDFIKWVFDSTVVKATEVLKKIIKLVIELLNSLKVNKKRKRGKFNNWFEEDLKTSVFLSILVMLVVIVSRARNMSMNVPSC; encoded by the exons ATGTTTGATAGAGGAAGAGGGATGCTACGCGCCGCCGGCAGTGGGATTCTACGCGCCGCCGGCAGAGGGGTGTTAGGCGCCGCCGGAAGAGGGATGCTACGCGCCGCCGGACGCGCGATGAAGAGGACCGGCGTAGCCAAAGGCGGTAATATTCAAGATCCCTTTGTTTCATCACCAGCTGGGAACGCTTCTGTCTCGCTTGGTGGAGGTTATGTTCATAAATTTGGACCAAACAATCTGAGGATCTCGGCGGCGTCAGGGTCGCTGTTGAATCTTCCGGTGGCTACGACTTCGAGATGGAACGGGGGCGCTTTTTCGTTTAGTAGTTCCGGCGTTTATGAAGAAGACTTAGAGTGGGTTACGGTggaagagaatgaagaagaagaggactCTGTTTTTGGCTCTGTTCCTTCTGTTGATGAAGTTGAAGATGCTGTTTCTGCTCTCAAGCa GGTATTCGATGGTAGTTCGTATTCTCAAATGGTTGGAGACAGACACAAGTGCAATCCAGAAAATGGTGGTGAAAACCAGAGTCTCATAGCTACAGGAACTTCGTTTGGGACGGAGCTGGACTGGGTGGAGCCTTCAATTGAACTATGCCATTCAAGAATCTTACAGCCTCGTGCTTATGATCATGTTTACAATGCTTTTGACCTACTACGAACCGAACCATCCGTCCAG AAAATGGTGTTATCATTGTCATCTGACAAAGCAGTGTGGAACGCAGTGAGGAACAACGAGGTGGTGCAAGAGATTAAGGAGTTGTATTACAATGGCATTAATCAAG ACGAGGAGAGTTCAGATGATGAGAGTTCAGATGAAGAGAGTTCAGATAACACTCCAGGGGAGAATAACGCTGCAATAGATTTCATCAAATGGGTATTTGACAGCACGGTGGTTAAGGCCACGGAAGTGTTAAAGAAGATAATAAAGCTCGTGATAGAGCTCTTAAATAGTTTGAAAGTTAACAAAAAGAGGAAACGTGGTAAATTCAACAATTGGTTCGAGGAAGATCTCAAGACTTCGGTCTTCCTCTCCATCTTGGTCATGTTGGTCGTTATTGTGTCCCGAGCCCGCAACATGTCTATGAACGTTCCAAGTTGTTAA
- the LOC130503097 gene encoding protein SRG1-like, whose translation MEAKVASKHHSSILVPSVQEMVKEKLIKKVPARYVRSDLDKAEMACDSGLKREIPVIDMSRLCSPTTMDSEIEKLDLACKEWGFFQLVNHGVDSGFLDKFKSEIQDFFNLPVEEKKKLWQKPGDMEGFGQAFVVSEEQKLDWADMFHLTVQPARLRKPHVFPKIPLPLRDTLETYSAELKSIAKILFAKMAIGLKINPEEMEKLFDDDLGQIMRMNYYPPCPEPDQVIGLTPHSDSTGVTILLQVNEVEGLQIKKNGKWVSVKPLPNAFVVNVGDMIEIVTNGTYRSIEHRGVVNSEKERISIGAFHNMGTGKEVGPLRSLVERHKASFFRSMTTDEYFKGLFSRELGGKAYLDVMRI comes from the exons ATGGAAGCCAAGGTAGCAAGCAAGCATCACAGCTCTATTTTAGTTCCATCTGTTCAAGAGATGGTGAAGGAGAAGCTGATCAAGAAGGTTCCTGCGAGGTATGTACGGTCTGATCTAGACAAAGCTGAGATGGCCTGTGACTCTGGTCTAAAACGTGAGATCCCAGTCATTGACATGAGCCGCTTGTGTTCTCCAACCACCATGGATTCTGAGATTGAAAAACTCGACTTGGCTTGCAAAGAATGGGGATTTTTCCAG CTTGTAAACCACGGAGTGGACTCAGGCTTCTTGGACAAATTCAAGTCAGAGATTCAAGATTTCTTCAACCTTCCCgtggaagagaagaagaagctgtgGCAAAAACCTGGAGACATGGAAGGGTTTGGACAGGCTTTTGTGGTTTCAGAAGAGCAGAAACTCGATTGGGCAGACATGTTTCACCTAACAGTGCAACCTGCTAGGTTACGCAAGCCTCACGTGTTCCCCAAGATACCTCTTCCCCTTAG AGATACACTAGAGACGTATTCGGCTGAACTTAAAAGCATAGCTAAGATCTTGTTTGCTAAAATGGCGATAGGACTGAAGATCAACCCTGAGGAGATGGAAAAGCTGTTTGATGATGATTTAGGACAGATAATGAGGATGAATTACTACCCTCCTTGTCCAGAGCCCGACCAGGTTATTGGTCTGACTCCACATTCAGATTCCACAGGAGTCACCATCCTTCTGCAGGTTAATGAAGTCGAAGGTCTCCAAATCAAGAAGAACGGCAAGTGGGTCTCGGTCAAACCTCTCCCTAATGCTTTCGTTGTCAATGTTGGAGACATGATAGAG ATTGTTACAAATGGGACGTACCGAAGTATAGAGCATCGTGGGGTTGTGAACTCAGAGAAGGAGAGGATCTCTATAGGGGCGTTTCACAATATGGGAACTGGTAAAGAAGTTGGTCCGCTGAGAAGTCTCGTGGAGAGGCATAAGGCTTCGTTTTTCAGAAGCATGACCACTGATGAGTACTTCAAAGGCTTGTTCTCTCGTGAGCTTGGTGGAAAAGCTTACCTTGATGTTATGAGAATCTAA